In Polaribacter pacificus, the genomic window GACGTATCTCTTCATGTTCATTTAAAAACACCAAATCACATTCAAGATCTGTACACTCACTCAAATTTTCTGTGGCATTTCTAAAACTTTGAAGATTGCTTAACAAATCCATACTTTGATGTATCATATCTAAAAACTCATCCCTCAAAGCACTGTCTTTAAGTTTATTCGAAGCAATTTTAGCCAAATAATCACACTCTTCAATGCTGAAATTTATATCAGAAATCCAAATATCTAACTCTTTAAAACTTCTCTTCTGTATGATGACTATCTCAGAATCATGCTCGTAATTTACTAATGGTTGCATAAATCTATCTATTTTTCTTGGGTAGTGTGTTGTACGACATCTACCACCTTTAATTCTTTAATTCCTCCTGGAAACTCCCATTGTATTGGATCTCCTTTCGCATATCCAAGTACTGCTGCCCCCATGGGCAACAGTACAGATATTTTTTTCTCTTTGGCATTGCTCTTCGTAGGTAAAACCAATCTAAAGGTATTTGTCCAACTATTATCCATAGTACTGATGGTCACTAATGAGTTTAATCGAACTACATCATCAACCATATCAGCTTCATTAAGTACATTGGCTTCTCTCAACTCTGCCTGCAATTTGTACAGGTGTTTTGGCATTGAGCTCGCTAAGGCTGGTCCTTCTAAATGCAACAACTGCTTTAAGACAGCGTACTCTTCTTTTTCTACTTGTAACCGTTTATACTTCATAGTTTCAATTTATCATGGAAAAATACCTCTTTGAACATATGCTCTTTCTATTCGTTCTATAGCTATTACATAAGCCGCAGATCTCATATCTAGTTTTCTGTTTTCTGACATGTTAAGTACTCTAATAAATACTTCTTTCATTTTTTTGTCAAGTCTTGCCATAATTTCATCAAGCTCCCAGAGCTCTCCGTTTCTGTTTTGAAGCCATTCAAAATAACTAGCAATAACTCCACCAGAGTTGCATAAAATATCAGGTATAATAGTCACTCCTTTTTCTAACAAAATTTCTTCTGCTTCTACAGTTGTAGGTCCATTTGCTCCTTCTGCAACTAAAAAAGCTTTAATTAATGGTGCATTTTCTGCTGTAATTTGATTCCCCAATGCTGCTGGTATACAAATATCACAATCAACACCAAAAAAATCATCCTTCTCTATGGCAGCTGCATTCGAAAAACCTACCAAGCTTCCTTCGTTAATTTTTGTATATTGAAATAGGCTGTCTACAGAAATCCCTTCTTGATTAACAATACTTCCAAAAGCATCCTGAACACCAACCAATTTAGCACCATCTTTTTCTAAAAAGTGTGCAGCCCAGTATCCTACATTTCCAAAACCTTGTACGATAAATCTTTTGTCTTTAAGCGGAATGTTTTTGTGCTCTGCCCAAAATTTTATATTTAAATAAACTCCATAACCAGTTGCTCTATCTCTACCTTCTAGACCTCCTGATCCAACAGGTTTACCTGTAACTACATGTTGATTTTTTGAACGCTCAGATGGCGCTTTTGTAGACATATAGGTGTCTGCAATCCAGGCCATAGTTTGTGAATTTGTATTCACATCTGGTGCAGGAATATCATGTTCTGGTCCAATATTATCACCTAAAGCATAGGTAAAACGTCTAGTAATACGCTCTAACTCTGACTGAGAATATAAGTTTGGATCCATCTGAATACCCCCTTTTGCTCCTCCATATGGTAAGCCTGCTAAAGAAGTTTTCCAGGTCATCCACATGGCCAAAGCCTTCACGGCATCAATATCAATTGTTGGATGATATCTTAAACCCCCTTTGTACGGACCTAATGCATTGTTGTGCTGTACTCTGTACCCTTTAAAAATCTCAACTTCACCGTTGTCCATACGAACAGGAAAGTGAATAATTAATTCATTGTTTGTGATTCCTAAGATTTTTCTAATGTTTGGGTTTAATCCAACCAAATCAGAAGCCGTGTTAAATTGCTGCAATACATTATTTAACATACCGCTTTTTGGCTCTTCTTTCTTTTTTAATTCTTTTACTAATGTCATTTTCTAATAGTTAAATTCAACTTTTTTTTCATTTTCAATGAAATCAAAATCTGTTGATGATACATTTTTTATACTTTGTTGGTAATCTTCGTTGTGCATATATTCACTACAAGACCAAATAAAATTTTTATCTGTGGTCAAAGCACACGATTCTAGATAAGCACAAGTGCTGCATAAACTTTTCTCTAATGAGTTCATATATAATTATTTTTCGAATACAAATACCAAGAGGCAACTGCTGTACCAAAAAAACAAAGAACCTAAAGAACAACACATAACTAAATGAATATCTGCTACTTGCGTTACAATATTTAAATACAAGACAAAAAGAAACCGGGGAGTAATTCCCCGGCTGATTCATTTATCCCCAAAAGCAACTATTGCTTATTTTAATTTCTCTCTGAGTGTTTTTCTATCTATCTGAAGTATTTCTGCAGCCTTTGTTTTATTCTGATTTGTAGCGTCTAAAACTTTTAGAATATAACGTTTTTCTACCTCTTTTAAAGTGCTTAAATTTTTAGAATCAGAAAACTCAATCTGGTATTTGACATGCTCAGGCAGATCAGAAACCTCAACAGAGTTTTCACACATAATTACAGCTCTTTGAATTGTATTCTCTAACTCTCTAATATTACCCGGCCAATGATATCTCTTTAAAATTTCTAAGGCTTCTGGACTTATTTTTAAATAACGATCTCTATATTCTAAAGCGTATTTAAGCAAGAACTTATCGACCAACAATGGAATATCAGTACTGCGTTCTCTTAATGTTGGCACATCTATTTGCACCACAGTTAATCGATAATACAAATCTTCTCTAAAGCCGCCTTTTTTAATAAGCTCTTGCAAATCTATATTGGTGGCCGTTACCACTCTAAGATCAATTTTTTCTGGTTTTTGTGCACCAACTTTGACCACTTCTTTTTCTTGAAGTACTCGAAGTAATCGCAGTTGTGTGGCCATAGAAGCATTGCCTATTTCATCTAAAAAAAGGGTTCCTTGATTGGCTGCTTGAAAAAAACCTGTTTTTGTAGTTTCTGCTCCTGTAAAAGCGCCTTTAACATAACCAAACAACTCTGACTCTAACAAATTCTCTGGGATAGCACCACAATTAACAGCGATAAAAGGCCCTCTTGAAAATTTACCCATATAGTGTATAGACCTAGCCACCAACTCTTTTCCTGTTCCACTTTCTCCAACAATACAAACAGTGGCTTTGTTATTTTTTAAGCGATCAATCGTTTCAGTTACTTTGCGCATGGCTTCTGAACTTCCTATCAAATCGCCATAACTTGTTTTACTGGTTGTGACTATATCTTTTTGGGTCTTTTTAGGTTGGTCTGATCTGGAAAAAGATTTAAACACTGCTGCTTTTAATTCTTCTTTGGTAAAAGGCTTGGTTAAATAATCTACAACTCCATGTTTCATGACCTCTATTGCACCATCGATTGAAGGATATCCAGTGACCACCAAGGTAGGTAAACTAGGATAATGCTCTGTGGTATATTTAATCAACTGCATACCGTCAACTCCAGGCATTTGCAAATCTGTGATCAATAAATCTATGGTTTGATCCTTTAAAATAGTCAAGGCTTCTTGTACAGAAACCGCTTTAAAAGTGTGAAAGTTTAAATTTTTTAAATGCCGCTGAATGAGCTCTAATATATGAATATCATCATCGACAATTAAGATGTTTTCTTTTTCTAACATGCTTTAAGATTTTGGAAAGCTAATCGTAAAAATAGTCCCTTTGGGTTTATTTTTTTTATAACTAATGGATCCTTTATGACTTTTAACAATTCCATGAACCACACTCAAACCTAGGCCAGAACCTTCGCCTACTCCTTTTGTTGTATAAAATGGATTGTAGATTTTATCTGCTGCTTCTTTTTTTATGCCAGTTCCTTGGTCATAAATTTTTAAGACCACTTCTTCTGCAGTATCCTCTACAGTTACTTGTATTTTTCCTTTGATTGGTGAAAAATAAATTGCATTGATTAGCAAGTTAAACATAACCTGTGTCATTTGTATGGCATCTACCTTTAGCATGATGCTATCGTTAGAATAAGATAAATCACAATGAATCTCTTTCTTCTGAAAGTTTGGACTTAGCAAACCAATCGCTTCTTTGATAATAGGCAGTATATTGGTAAGGGACATTTGCTGAGGCATTTCGCAAGAAAAAAACATTAATTTTTTTACAACCTCTCTAGAATAGATAGCACTATTGATTACCTTTTGAAGATCTTTATAATCTTGATCATTTTTAGTAATTCGCTCTTGCAACAATTCTGTAAAGCCTAAGATATTTGCCAAAGGAGTGTTTAACTCATGAGCAATTCCGGCAATAATTTCACCTAAAATTGCCAATCTATCAACCCGTTCAAGTTGCATTTTTGCAATCTTTTCTTTTGCTTCAACTTCTTTTCTCTCAAAAAAATCACCAATTTCTGAAGCAATCTTATTTAGCAAGAGCTGTTCTTCTTTTAAAAAAGAGTTTTGAGAAAATTCTAATTTTGGATAGCCAACTTTTATAGAGCCTTCTATTTGCTGAAAAACATGAACAGCAGAAATAATAAAGATAGTTTCTTTACTAGGAGATCCTAATGAGATATTATGATCTTTAACATTAATCTCTACAAATGCTTTTTCAGGAAAACGAATAGACTCCTTTACACTCACAGCTATTTGATGAAGAAGATCCTCTTTATCCGTAACCTTTTTATCACGCACCAAAGAGCTAACTGTATACAAACAAGTTAGCTCTTTAATCCGCTCTTTTAATTTTTCTTCTGTTGAATTCACAATCTTTCAGATTTATAGAAACAAACACAAAGTTAAGAGTTATTCTAAATCTTACATCAACAAAAGACAGAATTCATTATTTACTCCAGTCTATTTTTAGTGATATCCTCCACAACCTCTGGATTTAACAGCGTAGAAATATCTCCTAAAGTAGACAAATCGTTATGTGCGATTTTTCGCAATATTCTACGCATAATTTTCCCTGAACGTGTTTTAGGCAAGCCCGTAGTAAATTGAATCTTATCCAACTTTGCTATAGGGCCAATATGCTCAGAAATAATTTGGTTGATTTCTTTACGCAGATTGTCCTGATCTCTGGTTTCACCAAAGTCTTTTAAAATGACATAACCATACAGTGCATTTCCTTTAACATCGTGTGGGAATCCAACAATAGCAGATTCTGCAACCGCAGGGTGCTCATTAATAGCATCTTCTATTGGTGCTGTTCCTAAGTTGTGTCCAGACACAATGATAACATCATCTACCCGACCTGTAATCCTGTAATAACCTACCTCATCACGCAGAGCTCCATCTCCAGTAAAATACATCCCATCATAAGCAGAAAAATAAGTTTCTTTATAACGTTGGTGGTTTCCCCATATAGTCCTGGCCATACTTGGCCATGGAAACTTAATACACAAACGTCCTTCTACTTGGTTACCTTTTAACTCAGTTCCTGTAGCATCCATTAATGCGGGTTGAATACCAATAAATGGCAAAGTTGCATAGGTTGGTCTGGTCGGTGTTACATAAGGAATTGGTGTAATCATAATACCTCCTGTTTCTGTTTGCCACCAAGTATCTACAATTGGACTTTTTCTTTTCCCAACATTGTCATTATACCAATGCCAAGCTTCTTCATTTATAGGTTCTCCAACAGAACCCAATACTTTTAAAGAGCTTAAATCATATTTTTCTACCAATTCTGGTCCTTGTTTTGCCAAGGCTCTAATGGCAGTTGGCGCTGTGTAAAACTGGTTTACCTTGTGTTTTTCGATCACTTCCCAAAAACGTCCAAAATCTGGATAACTCGGCACACCTTCAAATAAAATTGTCGTAGCTCCATTTGCTAAGGGTCCATAAACAATATAAGAATGACCAGTAATCCAACCAATATCTGCGGTACACCAATACACGTCTTTTTCTCTATATTGGAATACATTTTTAAAAGTATAGGCTGTATAAACCATATAACCAGCAGTGGTATGAACCATTCCTTTGGGTTGTCCTGTTGATCCTGATGTATATAAAATAAACAAAGGATCTTCTGCATCCATTACCTCAGCTTCTCCTTCTGTTGATGCATTGTCTAATAAGGGTTGTAACCAAAAATCACGACCTTCTTTCATCGTGATTTCTGAATCAATTCTTTTTACAACCAAAACAGATTCTACTCCTGGACATGAATCTAAAGCCTCGTCAACAATACCTTTTAAATCGATCGTTTTAGCGCCTCGGTAAGAACCATCAGCAGTAACGACTAGTTTACAATCACAGTCATTAATTCGAGTTGCTAAGGCTGTTGATGAAAAACCTGCAAAAACCACAGAATGCACTGCTCCAATTCTGGCACAGGCCAATGTTGCAATTGCCAATTCTGGAATCATTGGTACATAAATACATACGCGATCTCCTTTTTTTATTCCTTTGCTCTTTAACACATTGGCAAACTGATTCACTCGTTGATACAACTGCAGGTAACTAATATGTTCTGCTGGTTCATCAGGGTTATTAGGCTCAAAAATAATAGCCGTTTTATTGGCTCTTGTTGCCAAATGCCTATCCAAACAATTTTCTGTAATATTTAACTGAGCACCTTGAAACCACTTAATTTCTGGTTTAGAAAAATCCCACTCCAAAACTTTATCCCACTTCTTCCTCCAAATAAAATGCTCTTCGGCTATTTCTTCCCAAAAATTTTCTGGTTCTCTAATTGATTTTCTATAAACTTGATAATACTCTTCTAAGTGTTTTATGTGATAATTACTCATTATTGATTAATTTTTGTGTATTCCTATTTGGTTGGCCTTATAAACCACAATTATTTCATTGATAATGCTAGGATCATCAATAGTCGAAGGGATATTGTAATTTAATTCGTCAGCGATATTACGCAGCAATTTACGAAGAATTTTTCCTCTTCTTGTTTTTGGTAATCGATTAACAATCAACACATCTCTAAAAGAAGCAACTGCTCCAATTTCTTTTCTGACATCGTTAATGATTTCTTTTTGTATAGTTTGTGCTTCTGATACTTCATCTAATTTTAAAACAACCAGACCCAATGGTTTCTGCCCTTTAATATCACAATGTACTCCAAAAACTGCACATTCTGCCACTGATTTGTGAGAAGCTACAACCTCTTCCATTTCTGCCGTAGACAATCGGTGACCTGCAACATTGATAATATCATCTACACGACCGGTTATAAAAACATAGCCATCTTCATCAGTATAACCTCCATCACCTGTAAAATAATAACCGGGAAAACGCTCTAAATAACCGAATCTAAAACGCTCTGGGTTGCCCCAAAGATTGCTTAAAGCTCCTGGAGGCAAAGGTAATTTTACAGCTACATATCCCTCGACATTAGCCGCTAGTTCCTGGCCCTCTTCGTTTAAGATTTTGATTTCATAACCACATACTGGCAAACCTGCAGACCCAGGCTTTATGGTCTGCAAATCAACACCGACCATATTTGCTAGCATCGGCCAGCCACTTTCTGTCTGCCACCAATGGTCAATTACAGGTATGTTTAATTTTTCTTCTGCCCAATTTAACGTAGCCACATCACAGCGTTCTCCTGCTAAAAACTGATATTTTAAACAGGATAAATCATAGCGTTTTAGTAGTTCTCCTGTTGGATCTTCTTTTTTTATTGCCCTTATCGCTGTTGGTGCAGTAAACATTGCTTTTACACCATGCTCACTAATCACTCGCCAAAAAGTTGAAGCATCTGGAGTTCTAATCGGTTTCCCTTCAAATACGATGGTCGTGTTTCTATTTAACAAAGGTCCATAGGTTATAAAACTATGTCCTACAACCCAACCAACATCACTTGCAGCCCAAAAGGTTTCTCCTTCTTCAACACCATAGATATGTTTCATTGAAAATTTTAAAGCAGTTGCATATCCCCCTGTATCTCTAATAATTCCTTTTGGTGTTCCTGTAGTTCCTGAAGTGTATAAAATATAAGATGGATGTATTGATTTCATCGGAACCGCCTCTATACCAACTGATTCTTTTACCAATTTTGTATAATCTACATCGTAGTCTTTTTTAGGAATTTCTACACCCAATTGTCGATCAAAAACCACCACGTGTTTTGGTTTGCTGTTAGCTTTGACAATTGCTTCATCTACAAAGGGCTTATAAGGAATAATCCGTTCAATTTCTATCCCGTTTGATGCCGTTATGATAACTTTAGGCTTACAATCATCAATGCGAATAGCCAACTCATGAGGTGCAAAACCTCCAAAGACTACAGAGTGGATGACCCCAATTCTTGCGCAGGCCAACATAGCAAACAATGCCTGCGGAATCATGGGCATATAAATAATACAGGTATCCCCTTTTTGCAGACCTAATCGCTCTAAGCCTCCAGCTAATTTAGAGACCTCGTAATGTAAA contains:
- a CDS encoding GreA/GreB family elongation factor, with protein sequence MKYKRLQVEKEEYAVLKQLLHLEGPALASSMPKHLYKLQAELREANVLNEADMVDDVVRLNSLVTISTMDNSWTNTFRLVLPTKSNAKEKKISVLLPMGAAVLGYAKGDPIQWEFPGGIKELKVVDVVQHTTQEK
- a CDS encoding sensor histidine kinase; translated protein: MNSTEEKLKERIKELTCLYTVSSLVRDKKVTDKEDLLHQIAVSVKESIRFPEKAFVEINVKDHNISLGSPSKETIFIISAVHVFQQIEGSIKVGYPKLEFSQNSFLKEEQLLLNKIASEIGDFFERKEVEAKEKIAKMQLERVDRLAILGEIIAGIAHELNTPLANILGFTELLQERITKNDQDYKDLQKVINSAIYSREVVKKLMFFSCEMPQQMSLTNILPIIKEAIGLLSPNFQKKEIHCDLSYSNDSIMLKVDAIQMTQVMFNLLINAIYFSPIKGKIQVTVEDTAEEVVLKIYDQGTGIKKEAADKIYNPFYTTKGVGEGSGLGLSVVHGIVKSHKGSISYKKNKPKGTIFTISFPKS
- the acs gene encoding acetate--CoA ligase, which gives rise to MSNYHIKHLEEYYQVYRKSIREPENFWEEIAEEHFIWRKKWDKVLEWDFSKPEIKWFQGAQLNITENCLDRHLATRANKTAIIFEPNNPDEPAEHISYLQLYQRVNQFANVLKSKGIKKGDRVCIYVPMIPELAIATLACARIGAVHSVVFAGFSSTALATRINDCDCKLVVTADGSYRGAKTIDLKGIVDEALDSCPGVESVLVVKRIDSEITMKEGRDFWLQPLLDNASTEGEAEVMDAEDPLFILYTSGSTGQPKGMVHTTAGYMVYTAYTFKNVFQYREKDVYWCTADIGWITGHSYIVYGPLANGATTILFEGVPSYPDFGRFWEVIEKHKVNQFYTAPTAIRALAKQGPELVEKYDLSSLKVLGSVGEPINEEAWHWYNDNVGKRKSPIVDTWWQTETGGIMITPIPYVTPTRPTYATLPFIGIQPALMDATGTELKGNQVEGRLCIKFPWPSMARTIWGNHQRYKETYFSAYDGMYFTGDGALRDEVGYYRITGRVDDVIIVSGHNLGTAPIEDAINEHPAVAESAIVGFPHDVKGNALYGYVILKDFGETRDQDNLRKEINQIISEHIGPIAKLDKIQFTTGLPKTRSGKIMRRILRKIAHNDLSTLGDISTLLNPEVVEDITKNRLE
- a CDS encoding sigma-54-dependent transcriptional regulator, which encodes MLEKENILIVDDDIHILELIQRHLKNLNFHTFKAVSVQEALTILKDQTIDLLITDLQMPGVDGMQLIKYTTEHYPSLPTLVVTGYPSIDGAIEVMKHGVVDYLTKPFTKEELKAAVFKSFSRSDQPKKTQKDIVTTSKTSYGDLIGSSEAMRKVTETIDRLKNNKATVCIVGESGTGKELVARSIHYMGKFSRGPFIAVNCGAIPENLLESELFGYVKGAFTGAETTKTGFFQAANQGTLFLDEIGNASMATQLRLLRVLQEKEVVKVGAQKPEKIDLRVVTATNIDLQELIKKGGFREDLYYRLTVVQIDVPTLRERSTDIPLLVDKFLLKYALEYRDRYLKISPEALEILKRYHWPGNIRELENTIQRAVIMCENSVEVSDLPEHVKYQIEFSDSKNLSTLKEVEKRYILKVLDATNQNKTKAAEILQIDRKTLREKLK
- a CDS encoding AMP-binding protein, which gives rise to MKYQNFYNKSIQNPEAFWKTQAAELDWFKAPKTILSKDQYDYNQWFEDGELNLSYLCIDKHIKEGFGEQNAIIYDSPVTNTIQHITFNNLHYEVSKLAGGLERLGLQKGDTCIIYMPMIPQALFAMLACARIGVIHSVVFGGFAPHELAIRIDDCKPKVIITASNGIEIERIIPYKPFVDEAIVKANSKPKHVVVFDRQLGVEIPKKDYDVDYTKLVKESVGIEAVPMKSIHPSYILYTSGTTGTPKGIIRDTGGYATALKFSMKHIYGVEEGETFWAASDVGWVVGHSFITYGPLLNRNTTIVFEGKPIRTPDASTFWRVISEHGVKAMFTAPTAIRAIKKEDPTGELLKRYDLSCLKYQFLAGERCDVATLNWAEEKLNIPVIDHWWQTESGWPMLANMVGVDLQTIKPGSAGLPVCGYEIKILNEEGQELAANVEGYVAVKLPLPPGALSNLWGNPERFRFGYLERFPGYYFTGDGGYTDEDGYVFITGRVDDIINVAGHRLSTAEMEEVVASHKSVAECAVFGVHCDIKGQKPLGLVVLKLDEVSEAQTIQKEIINDVRKEIGAVASFRDVLIVNRLPKTRRGKILRKLLRNIADELNYNIPSTIDDPSIINEIIVVYKANQIGIHKN
- a CDS encoding Glu/Leu/Phe/Val family dehydrogenase; translated protein: MTLVKELKKKEEPKSGMLNNVLQQFNTASDLVGLNPNIRKILGITNNELIIHFPVRMDNGEVEIFKGYRVQHNNALGPYKGGLRYHPTIDIDAVKALAMWMTWKTSLAGLPYGGAKGGIQMDPNLYSQSELERITRRFTYALGDNIGPEHDIPAPDVNTNSQTMAWIADTYMSTKAPSERSKNQHVVTGKPVGSGGLEGRDRATGYGVYLNIKFWAEHKNIPLKDKRFIVQGFGNVGYWAAHFLEKDGAKLVGVQDAFGSIVNQEGISVDSLFQYTKINEGSLVGFSNAAAIEKDDFFGVDCDICIPAALGNQITAENAPLIKAFLVAEGANGPTTVEAEEILLEKGVTIIPDILCNSGGVIASYFEWLQNRNGELWELDEIMARLDKKMKEVFIRVLNMSENRKLDMRSAAYVIAIERIERAYVQRGIFP